The genomic segment AATTGCTGATTATCAAATTATTGACAAAATCCTTGATGGTGTTGCTGACGCCTTGGTTTCTTGCATCTATAACGATGTTCGTTTTGTTATGAACAAGTTTAATGGGAGCTTTTAGCAGTGATTGATAAAGAAGAACTACTCAATAAAGCTCTCAATGATAAAAAAAGTAAAAAATTAATTGCTGTTAGTGGCGGTCCTGATTCAATGTTTTTGCTAAATCTTTTCAAGGAACATAACGTTGTTGTTGCTCACGTTAATTACAACAAAAGAGAAGACAGCAATATTGATGAGACAATTGTTCGTTCATATTGCAAAAGCCATAGTATTCCTTATGAAATTTATTCAATTAAAAAAGGTACTAATATTAAGGGCAATTTTCAGGATTGAGCAAGAAAAGAAAGATATCACTTTTTTAAACAAATTTACGATAAATATCAATGTGACTATTTGCTTCTAGCTCACCATAAAGATGATTTTTTAGAAACTGCTATAATGCAAAAAGAAGCCAAAAGAAAACCCGAATATTTTGGCATAAGACCTGTCAATAGTTTTGACGGTATGCAAATAATTAGGCCTTTAATTTTCACCTTTTGAAAAGATGAAATTCAAAAAGAGTGCATTAGATTAAAAATCAAATTTGCTATTGATAGCACCAATGATAAGGGCGTTTATGCTCGCAATATTATTCGCCAAAAGCTTAAGAAGTTTTCACGCGATGATAAAGAGAAATTATTTTCAAACATTCTGATAGAAAATCAAAATCATCAAAAGATAGTAAATGTTATTAATACACAATATGAACTTTGAAAAAAACAAAATTTCGCTTGCGATTTTATTCGCTCTAACTGTGTGACTCATATTGAAGTAGAACTAGTTTACAAATTAATTCACGAAAACTTTGCGAATGTAAAAATATCGACTGCCAATCTATTAAATATTGTTAAATTTATTAAATCAACCACTTCTAACTCCAAATATAAAATTAAGGATAATGTCTTTATTGTTAAGAAAAAGGATAAACTACTTTTTTTAGCAATTTAGTCGTTTTTTTCTTATAAAGTTATAATTTTATTTATTAAAACCTAATAGGAGGAGTTATAGATGCAAGATCAAAATAACAGTAATACTCCCAAAAAGAAAAAGTTGTCTTTTTGAGGAATTATTGGTATTGTTGCCTCAATTTTAGTGCTACTAGTAATAGCTTATATTATTTATTACTATGTTTCGCAAACAACAGTTCTAAAACGCGATTTTTCATTCTTAAATCGAGCTATTCAAGAAGCTGCTAAAAGCGCAACTGACGACATCTACTTTAAATCTATTGTTGATAATCCATACAACAATAGCCTTGTAGCAACGATGCAGCTTCCGGAAAATGTCTGAGCGGCTTTAAACGGAATGACTAGTACTTCTACTAGAATTAGAGTAGTAACATTTGAAGTTCATGCGACAACTAGCATGAAAAACATTCTATATAACGAGATAATTAGCTCAATAGGCGGTGCAACCCCTAGCTTTAGTAGAGGGTTAGCAATGATTCTTGGTTATTCAGAGAATGGTGTAACTAAGGCTGGAGAATTTCTATCAACCGGAGCACCAACCGAATCTATTTGAAGTACAGTTTTAAGATATGGTACTAATATCATTTTCTTACTTCTATTTGCCGCTTCATTCATCTTTATGTTCATGTCATTTAGATCACAAAGAGGAACTGGTGGGCTTCTTGATAATAAGAGTGTTGCTCAAAGAATTTACTCAAATAAAAAATTCTCTGACATTGCCGGCAACGAAGAAGTTAAAGAAGAAGTTAAAGAACTCGTTGACTACTTAAAGAATCCTAAAAAGTATTCAACTGCTGGGGCAAGAATTCCTAAAGGTATCTTACTAGGAGGCCCTCCAGGGACTGGAAAAACTTTAATAGCTAAAGCCACCGCTGGTGAAGCAAATGTCCCATTCTTCTTCATTTCCGCTTCTAATTTTGTTGAAATGTTCGTAGGATTGGGCGCAAAACGTGTGCGTGACATGTTTGAAGAAGCGAGAAAAACCGCACCAGCAATCATTTTCATTGACGAACTTGATGCCGTAGGGCGTTCTAGGGGTGCTGGTATTGGCGGTGGAAATGACGAACGTGAACAAACCTTAAACCAATTACTAGTTGAAATGGATGGTATTAAAGAAAATAGCGGAATTCTAATCATGGCCGCAACCAACCGTTCTGATGTCCTTGATCCCGCTTTACTAAGACCTGGTCGTTTCGATAGAACTATTACTGTTGGTCTTCCTGACATTAAAGAAAGAGAAGCGATCTTAAAATTACATGCTAAAGGTAAAAGAATTGCCAACAATGTAAGTTTCATGATGATTGCTAGAAGAACTCCTGGATTTTCAGGG from the Metamycoplasma arthritidis genome contains:
- the tilS gene encoding tRNA lysidine(34) synthetase TilS; the protein is MIDKEELLNKALNDKKSKKLIAVSGGPDSMFLLNLFKEHNVVVAHVNYNKREDSNIDETIVRSYCKSHSIPYEIYSIKKGTNIKGNFQDWARKERYHFFKQIYDKYQCDYLLLAHHKDDFLETAIMQKEAKRKPEYFGIRPVNSFDGMQIIRPLIFTFWKDEIQKECIRLKIKFAIDSTNDKGVYARNIIRQKLKKFSRDDKEKLFSNILIENQNHQKIVNVINTQYELWKKQNFACDFIRSNCVTHIEVELVYKLIHENFANVKISTANLLNIVKFIKSTTSNSKYKIKDNVFIVKKKDKLLFLAI
- the ftsH gene encoding ATP-dependent zinc metalloprotease FtsH, whose protein sequence is MQDQNNSNTPKKKKLSFWGIIGIVASILVLLVIAYIIYYYVSQTTVLKRDFSFLNRAIQEAAKSATDDIYFKSIVDNPYNNSLVATMQLPENVWAALNGMTSTSTRIRVVTFEVHATTSMKNILYNEIISSIGGATPSFSRGLAMILGYSENGVTKAGEFLSTGAPTESIWSTVLRYGTNIIFLLLFAASFIFMFMSFRSQRGTGGLLDNKSVAQRIYSNKKFSDIAGNEEVKEEVKELVDYLKNPKKYSTAGARIPKGILLGGPPGTGKTLIAKATAGEANVPFFFISASNFVEMFVGLGAKRVRDMFEEARKTAPAIIFIDELDAVGRSRGAGIGGGNDEREQTLNQLLVEMDGIKENSGILIMAATNRSDVLDPALLRPGRFDRTITVGLPDIKEREAILKLHAKGKRIANNVSFMMIARRTPGFSGAQLENVINEASLLSVRENTNVITLPQLDEAIDRVMAGPAKKSRTISEKENAAVAYHEAGHAVVGIKIKGGNKVQKITIIPRGHAGGYNLMMPEEEKYNRSKAELIAIITSFMGGRVAEAIIYGKDNVSTGASDDIAKATRIARKMVTEWGLSELGPIKYEEDTDNPFLGRDYMKNASFSAQVGQEIDQEIRKIILAAEANAHKIISENRELLELIKDALIINETIVAEEIEYIAKNMKLPPAITKTKEDLHEEYSDQDFDNLFNEVSGKKIISEDKYVDDLNKEIKQLEEKIEANKSSSKSTVNEEKSKDEKNN